From the genome of Acidaminococcus sp.:
GTATACAAACGGATGATACTCACGGCCGGTCAGGGCGGTGACTTTCTCCATGTATTCTTCCACGATATCAGGAATGGCTTCGTAGTACTTGTTGACGATTTCCTGCTGCTGGAAGTAAACGTCGCCGTTTTCCAAGGTGCCCTTCAGGGTCGGATGGTCAGGGTTGGTCGCTCTGTCACGGAATCTCTTGATGGCGTCCTTATCAGCCATGGCAAACAGATCCTTGTAATCATAAGCTTCAATCTTCTGTACTTCGTGGGAAGTACGGAAACCATCGAAGAAGTTCAGGAAAGGTACGCTGCCCTTGATAGCTGCCAGATGAGCTACCGCAGACAGATCCATGACCTGCTGTACACTGCCTTCAGCCAGCATGGCAAAACCGGTCTGACGGCAGGCCATGACGTCGCGCTGGTCACCGAAGATGCAGAGGGTGTTCGTACCCAGAGCACGGGATGCCACGTGGAATACGCCCGGGAGCAGTTCGCCGGCAATCTTGTACATGTTAGGAATCATCAGGAGCAGGCCCTGGGAAGCCGTGTAAGTCGTGGTCAGGGCACCGGCCTGCAGGGAACCGTGTACGGCACCTGCGGCGCCGCCTTCTGCCTGCATTTCTACGACTTTTACGGTTTGTCCGAACATGTTCTTGACGCCCTGGGTTGCCCATTCGTCAATGTGTTCCGCCATCGGAGAGGACGGCGTAATCGGATAGATTGCTGCCACATCAGTGAATGCGTAGGATACATACGCAGCTGCTGTGTTGCCATCCATGGTCTTGATCAGTTTACTCATTTCTTTTCCTCCCTATGAATGTATTAAAAACAGCTTGATTACTTCGTGAAGCTCGCGACCCGACAGCCCATGCTGTCGGTACAGCCTCCCTTACACGCTAATATTATATAACAAGTCGGCCTGTGTTGCAACTTTTACTTAATATATGAAATAATTTTTATCTTATTTATTGATTTTCTTTTTTTATGCAATTTTATTTTTCTATCGGTTTCATTTATCCTTCCTGAGAGGACATTTATGCGGTATCTTAGCCAAATCATGTATAAATGTCCTTTATTTAATCATCCGCCAACAGAAAATAAAATAAAATTTCTGAGCGGAAATTGAACCTGACTTTGTACCATACTGCCTGATCTACGCTTATCTCAGCCTGCCAGTACACCACCGCAGCAAACTGCAGGAGCTTTTTATGCAAATCTGACGCGCTTTTAATCTATTTCGCACTCATAAGAATTCTATTATAGACACACCGGTTCACGAAACAAACAGCATCCGCCAAGTTAAAAAAGAACTGTGAAACAATGCATAACCATTGCTTCACAGTTCTTTTATTAGAGGGGGTGATTAGGAGCGATTATTTAACAACTTTGTATCCTGCCTCGATAATCTTCCTTTCAATGTCGTTGGCATGATTCCAATCCCGGCATTCAAGTACCAGTGTCATAATCTGGCTTTCGAGTTCCAGGGAAGAATCATACATGCTTTGCGTAATGTAAAGGATGTTGGCATCGTTGTCGGAAATCAGCTTCAACAGTTTTGCAGTTTCGCCGCATCTATCTGCCATGACAACTTTCAGCTCAATTCTTCTGCCCTGCAGCAGGAGAGCCTTGTTGATGATTCTGCTGATGAAAGTGATATCTGCGTTGCCGCCGGATACCATCAGAACAACCTTCTGATCTTTGCAGTTGATCTTGCCGGCCAGCACAGCAGCAAGCGGCGTAGCGCCGGCACCTTCTGCCAGGTTTTTGCCCTTTTCGAGCAGGTACAGCATAGCTTCGGCGATTTCGTCTTCCGTAACGGTGACGATTTCATCAACGTACTTCTTGACCATTTCGAAGTTGATCTTGCCAGGCGTACGAACGTTGATGCCTTCAGCTGCCGTGACACCGGCCGGAACCGTAATGATCTTACCTGCTTCAATAGACTTCTTCATAGAAGGAATGACAGCACTTTCAACACCGATGACTTTGATTTTCGGGTTGCTGAGCTTCAATCCGGCTGCAATGCCGCTGATCATTCCGCCGCCGCCGACAGGAACAACAACCGTATCTACATCAGGTAAATCTTCAAGGATTTCCAGAGCAATCGTGCCCTGGCCGGCAATGACGTATTCGTCATCGAACGGATGTACAAATACAGCATTGGTTTCCTTCTGTACTTCCAGAGCTTTGGCGTATGCATCATCGAAAGCAGCACCATGAAGAATGACGTTGCCGCCGTATCCTTTGGTGGCGGATACTTTAGCAAGCGGAGTCGTGGCCGGCATAACAATTGTGGCTTTGATGCCCTTTGCCGTAGCACCCAGAGCCACGCCCTGTGCATGGTTACCGGCACTGGCAGCAATAACACCGCGGGCAGCTTCTTCTTTGGTCAGGTGGGAAATCTTATTGACAGCACCTCTAATCTTGAAAGAACCAGTTTTCTGCAAATTTTCATATTTGAAGTAAACTTCTCCGCCGACCTTAGCACCCAGTACAGGGGATTCAATCATCGGGGTCTTTTTAGCAACGCCTTTCAGCGTCTCACGTGCTTCTTCAATGCTCTTCAAAGTAACAGTCATGATGTGATGTGCCTCCTAAAAAATTTATAATCACTAAATAGATATGGTACGGAAAGTTACTGAGTTAATCAAGTAGTTTTTAAGCGTTCGGATTTTCCAGCTTAGCAATTTCTTCGTCCGTCATGGGTTTCAGTTTATGGCCGCCAATCTTGTTAACCAGTACGGCGATAGCACCGTCACCGGTAACGTTGCAGGCAGTACCAAAGCTGTCCTGAGCGAGATACAGTGCAATCATCAAAGCCTGCTGATCGGCGTTGAAGCCCATCATGCTTTGCAGGATACCCAGAGCGGCCATAACGGCGCCGCCCGGAACACCAGGAGCAGCAACCATAGTAATGCCGAGCATCAGGATGAACCCGAACATGTTGCTGAATTCAATCGGTCTGCCGTTTAACAGCATAACAGCCATCGTGCAGCTCGTCAGCGTAATGGTACTCCCGGTCAGATGAATCGTGGCACACAGCGGAATGACGAAGTCGGCGATGCCGGCTACCACACCGTTTCTCTTGGTGCAGGCAAGGGTAACAGGAATGGTAGCAGCAGAAGACTGCGTACCGATAGCGGTCATGTAAGCCGGGATCATGCCCTTCAGAAGTTTGAACGGGTTAGCACCGGCGACGGAACCTGCCACACTGTACTGGAACACCAGGATGACAATGTGCAGAATAATGATAACCACGAATACCTTTGCGAATACGCTCAGGACGGCTGCAACCTGGCCGGCATTGGTCATGTTGCAGAAGATACCGCAAATATGAAGTGGGAGCAAAGGAATGATGATGTTGGCAATCACTTTTTCAACGATGCCCTGGAATTCATGAGAAATCTTTTTCATGATTTCGTCCTGGCAGACGGCGATGCCGATGCCGAGGATGAAAGCGATGAGCAGTGCGCTCATGACGCCCATCAGAGGGGGCATGTCAATCGTGAAATAAGGTTTCAAAAGACCCTTTTCAGGGTTTGCCAGTTCAGCAGCCATGCCTGGCGAAATAAAATTATGGAGCAGTGCATGGTTCGTGAAAAATGCAAGACAGCCGCCGATAACAGTGGAGCAATATGCGATTAACGTCGTGATGGCAAGCAGTTTGCCGGCGGATTTGCCGAGATCTGCAATACCAGGAATAATAAAACCGATGATAATCAGTGGAATCGTAAATCCTAAGAAATTGCCGAAGATAGAGTTAAATGTTGCTAAAATTCTGACTACTACAGGAATACCTAATTTACCGAGTAAAATACCTACGATGATGCCTAGAACAAGGCGTGGCAGCAAGCCAAGTTTTTTCATTGTGTTAGCCTCCCTTTTGTTGTGAATGACTTTCCGCTTTCTATCTGAGAAAATAGTACCACAACCAGGGTTTTAATGCAAGCTTTACTATCATTTCGCAATAAAATACTACATAGTTTAATAAATTATTCTTTTATTTAAGAAAATATGACAACACAGGTAGGCTGAATCACACGTTTTATAGTTTTAGAACAACAATATGAGAGTAAAAGTTTACTCTGTAAGAAATCTTCTCTCTGCCCGTTTTATCAGACGGTAAAAAAATATGCTTTTATATTTATCATATGTTTTATATATTTTTTTAATAAATCAGGCAAAGATGTCAAAGCCCGGCAGACAGCCGATAGCAGATGGCAGATAACCGCGGACAAGCTGCGGAATGCAGGTGGGTGGCCGCATCTTCTTATTTTCCGCTCGCCTCATCCAATGCTTCCACGTAAAAACTGACCGGACGGAAACCGTCATTGCAGGACACCATGGCACTGCGTTTATTCTTCATCCACCCGCTGTAAATGTCGGACCCGCCGTACGCAAGAGTCATCACGAACGGTGACAATGTTTCCCAGGCACTGTCACACATGCCTTCCGGTTTCTTCCATCCATCCGCGATGAAGACCTGCCCCACCTGCATATCACAGGCGTGTTCCAGCGGATTTTCATATTGTGCGGAAAGGTCCGGATAGGTCGTTATCCGCATCACCGTAATTTTTACTTTGTTCATTTTAAGTGTTCCTCACTCCCTTCTCATAATTTGAAACCGAGTGCCGCAAAGCAGGACTTGTGCAGTATTCTCACTTATAGAAAAACCTCCTGGCGAGTCTCTGTCAGGAGGTCTTGTTGCTATCAGTGCTTATTTTATGGTGCCGTTTGCATCCGTATGGAATGCCATGGAAATGATGGTGTCATCCTTGATGCCGAAAGTCATATCGTAATCGCTGTGTTCTGTCCTGTATACGCAGAAAGTAATACCTGAGAGATCGTTGCCCTGGAACGTGGAATCCGGCTGTCCATATACCTGTTCCATAGCGACCCTTTTCATGCCGATTCCAATGCCTGCCGGAGTTGTCCAACGGTCATTGCTTTCGTTCTGCTTTACGATAATGGAAGAAGTTCTCTCCGTCCCGTTGACACCATTTGCCATGATGGAAACATGCTTTCCATACGTATAGGAACGATAAATTAAATCGCCTTTCTGGATTGTCACGGTCTGGTCCGGTTCCCCATACAGTTTCTTCATGTCTTCTACCGTTGAATTAGGCGTCAGCCCGCCTAACCCAATTTTTTCCAATGCAATATGGGCATCCGATACAGCACTTGTTCCCATAGCGGCGCAAAAAACAGCTGCCGCCAGCAGTGCCGATAACTTTTTACTCACTACGGCCACCTCCCGATAAAATTCCGCAATATCTCATTTCAGTATATCATGAATTAGGAGGTTGTGCAGAGAAAAGATAATACTTGCTGTTCAATAGTTGGCAATTAATACAACAGAACGAAAAAATCGGACCCCTCATGGGATCCGATTTTCTACTTATTTACCGCAAAACGCAAAGATAAGCAGTTTACCCCCTGTCATTGCGGCCGGCAATCCACATTCTTTAGCTCTCAGCCCTTAAAAGCGTTGGTCAGAGGCGGAACAATCTGTTTCTTTCTGGACAGTACGCCGGGCAGATGATAATGGCCATCTTCTGCAGGTGCACCAAATGCCTTGGTCAGGACATCCTGATTCTTACCGGCCCAGAGCAGTTCCGTAACTTCGCTCATGATATCGGTTACCATCAGAAGGGACGTATCGGCTTCGCCGCCGTCTACCATATCCTGCAGTGCCTTCTTGAGGTCAGCCCACTTTGCCTTGGCCTTTTCGCCGTCCATGACGTTAACCTGAGCTACCGTAACTTTGCCCTGCGGAAAATCAAATTCCTTCATGTCGCCGTGTACAATTTCCTTAGGAGTGCTGCTGTTGATGGCAGAACCGTGCTGCAGCATATCGAGTGCGTAACCCTTCGGATCCTTGATACCGGCAATCTTAGCCAGTTCTCCGGCGGCTTCCTTATCGGTTTCCGTCGTGGTCGGAGACTTGAAATACAGCGTGTCGGAGCTGATGGCGGAGAACAGCAGGCCTGCATAAGCAGGAGGCAGCGCTACACCATTTTCCTTGGCAAGCTTATAAATAATAGTGGAGCAGCAGCCGACCGGTTCTACGCGCATATAAAGCGGAGCAGCCGTCGTCAGACCGCCCAGACGGTGATGGTCGATGACTTCCAGCAGATTGGCGTCATCCAGGCCATCGATAGCCTGGCTCTTTTCGTTATGATCCACAAGGATCAGCTTTTGACCGGCATCTACTTTTTCAAAATACTTCGGGGCTTCCATCTTGAAGGTATCCAGTACAAACTGGGTTTCCTTGCTTACTTCGCCGGCTCTGCCGGCAATTGCTTCCTGGCCCAGCTGGTTCTTGATATACGTATACGTCAGGGCGCAGCAGATGGAGTCCGTATCCGGGCTCTTGTGTCCGGTGATGATCGTCTTGTTTTCCATAAAGACATCTCCTTTATTTTTTAACACACCATGAATAAATACTCTAACTTGTTTATTATACCACAGGTTGAGCAAATCTTGCCATAAAACGACGGGCCTGATGATATCCATCGAGAGCGGCACTCGTGATGCCGCCGGCATAGCCTGCCCCTTCCCCGCACGGATACAGACCGCGGCAGGTAAGGGACTGCCCGCTTTCATCACGGACAATCCGCACCGGAGCGGATGTTCTGGTCTCCACCCCAATCATAAGGCCTTCTTTGCTGAACCCGGGAAGGCGCCGTTCAAAATACTTCAGGCCATGTTCCAGGCTGTCTGTGACATAGACCGGAAGAATTGTGCGCAAATCGGCCGACACAAGGCCCGGACGATAAGAAGGTCGGAACGGGACATTAAGATCCGGCTTTGCATGCTGCATAAAGCTGCGGGACGACTGGGCAGGTGCCCGGTAATCCTTGCTGACGCCATAGGCCAGTGCCTCATATTTACGCTGAAATTCCATGCCGCCCAGCGGTCCTGAAGGAAAATCCTCCGGGGTGACACTCACGACGAGGGCGCTGTTGGCAAGGCCCGTATCTCGCTTAAAAGGACTCATTCCGTTTACCACAAGTCCGCCAGCTTCCGAAGCGGAAGCAACGACCTGTCCGCCGGGACACATGCAGAACGAATACACCGCGCGGCCCGATTCGGGGTCATGGTAGACCAGGGCATAGTCGGCAGCACCCAATTTCGGATGATGGGCAAATTTTCCGTACTGTGCCCGGTTAATCAGTTCCTGTGAATGCTCAATACGCACTCCTACGGCGAAAGCTTTGGATTCCATGTGAACGCCGCGCCGCAGCAGAGTCTGATAGGTGTCACGGGCACTGTGACCGCATGCAAGGATAAGGCCGTTTGTCGGGACATGTTCCCTGTTATTCAGCGTGACACCGATAAGTCCTCGTTCGGGGTCAATATCAAAATCCGTAACCTGTGTTTCATATCGGACTTCCCCGCCGCTGCGCTTAATCATCCCGATCAGGCCAGCCACCATGAGGCGCAGCTTATCTGTCCCCACGTGGGGCTTTTGCTCCGTCAGGATTTCTTCAGGTGCACCGGCAGCCACAAAAGTCTTCAGGATGTGAGAAATCACGGGGTCATTGACCCGCGTCGTCAGTTTGCCATCGGAAAAAGTACCCGCCCCGCCTGCGCCAAACTGTACGTTGCTTACGGGGTCAAGCTGTCCGGTTTTCCAGAAGCGTTCCACATCCTTTACCCGGTGCTGCAGGTCACGGCCGCGTTCCACAACAAGCGGATGATAGCCGTGCTTAGCCAGTTCCAGGGCAGCCATCAGGCCTGCCGGTCCCAATCCAATGACAATAGGGCGCCCGGTGAGCGCTTCACTGCCGATGACAGCCTCGGGCAGCATCTTTTCCTGCCAGGGCGTTACGAGCTTCTGCTTAATAAGGCGCTGGACTTCACCTTCGCTCATCTTTAAGTCCAGCAAAAGGTGATAAACCAGGCAAATATTACTTTTTCTCCGGGCATCCACGGCTTTGCGGAGCACTTTTGCCCGGGCAATGCGAGACTCGGAAACACGAAGTTTCCGAGCCGCAATTTGTTTCAGCGAGTGAGTGCTGTCCAGCCCTACCCGCACATTATTGAGCTTTACTATCATTATTGTTACCCGCGTCTGCTTTCTTTACTGTAATTTCTACGATAACGCTGTGCGTTTCCGCCATGACCTGATCCGGAATCTGCAGAGGCATCTTAAGTTCCACAGAATCCGAAATATTATCCAGTACAATCGGTGCTGTCTGAATTTCAGTAATCTGCCCCAGCACCTTCGGATCAGCCGTCAATTTGACGGAGCTCGGCGTAATCTTTGTATCTACGAGCGTATATCCTGCCGGCAGTTTCCCGGACAGATTTGCCTTAATCGGGAATTCATTGGTTCCAAGCTGTCTTACGATGGTAACTGCCGTCTGGATCTTGGACGGATCAACTTTGACATCATACATTTCGCGTCCGTTGTGGTCCACAGCAACGGCCGTTGCTTCCGTCTCAAAGTTCTTATCGTGGTTGCTGATATCGACCATAACGAGCACTTTTTCCACCAGGGCAATCCGTTCTCCCGCGCCGCGAATAGTTACGGTCGTCGGATTCAATTCCATCTTGCTCACGGTGACGCCGCTGTGCGGCACGCCGACAATCCGGGCCTCCAGTTTGACCTCTTTGCTGGACATAACATCCGTTTCAAGCTGGAGGAGGCTCGGGGAAATTTCCGTCACTTCGCCGACTTTCGTCGTTGCCATCACATTATAGGTGCCGCGTCCCTTCGGCGCGTCCGTGAAGTCAATATATGCCGTCACATCGGAATTCCGAAGCGAAGCAATCTGGGACCGTGTGCCACTGATTCTTACATTCACGGAATCCGGCAGATCCTTGACCATCATGTTTTCCTGAAGGTTCAAGGGTGTCAGCGGAACCACGAAATTCCGCGTCGTAATCGGATTTTGTTCATTCATCACGTAGACCCAGAGGATACAGGCTACAATGACGGCCATAATACGGGCAATCCAGGAATTTTCTTTCTTCGGGGAATTATTTTTTAGCATAATCCCCACCTCCTTCCTGATTACCGTGATGCCACAGAGCGGAGAGCTTGGCCTTCAGGGAATCTTTCCAGTTAAGCATCGGCTGCTTCATAACCGGCCGCAGCAGATCCTTCACATCATTGTGAGTCAGATAGCGCTGCAGAGCGCCGCCGCGTGCCATGGAAACAGCGCCTGTTTCTTCACTGACGACGAGAATCAGCGCATCTGTCTGCTCGGACAAGCCGATGGCCGCACGATGCCGCGTACCGAGTTCCTGATTGAGGTTGCGGGCTTCCGTCAGCGGCAGAAGGCAGC
Proteins encoded in this window:
- the ilvA gene encoding threonine ammonia-lyase, producing MTVTLKSIEEARETLKGVAKKTPMIESPVLGAKVGGEVYFKYENLQKTGSFKIRGAVNKISHLTKEEAARGVIAASAGNHAQGVALGATAKGIKATIVMPATTPLAKVSATKGYGGNVILHGAAFDDAYAKALEVQKETNAVFVHPFDDEYVIAGQGTIALEILEDLPDVDTVVVPVGGGGMISGIAAGLKLSNPKIKVIGVESAVIPSMKKSIEAGKIITVPAGVTAAEGINVRTPGKINFEMVKKYVDEIVTVTEDEIAEAMLYLLEKGKNLAEGAGATPLAAVLAGKINCKDQKVVLMVSGGNADITFISRIINKALLLQGRRIELKVVMADRCGETAKLLKLISDNDANILYITQSMYDSSLELESQIMTLVLECRDWNHANDIERKIIEAGYKVVK
- a CDS encoding dicarboxylate/amino acid:cation symporter; this translates as MKKLGLLPRLVLGIIVGILLGKLGIPVVVRILATFNSIFGNFLGFTIPLIIIGFIIPGIADLGKSAGKLLAITTLIAYCSTVIGGCLAFFTNHALLHNFISPGMAAELANPEKGLLKPYFTIDMPPLMGVMSALLIAFILGIGIAVCQDEIMKKISHEFQGIVEKVIANIIIPLLPLHICGIFCNMTNAGQVAAVLSVFAKVFVVIIILHIVILVFQYSVAGSVAGANPFKLLKGMIPAYMTAIGTQSSAATIPVTLACTKRNGVVAGIADFVIPLCATIHLTGSTITLTSCTMAVMLLNGRPIEFSNMFGFILMLGITMVAAPGVPGGAVMAALGILQSMMGFNADQQALMIALYLAQDSFGTACNVTGDGAIAVLVNKIGGHKLKPMTDEEIAKLENPNA
- a CDS encoding TIGR04076 family protein encodes the protein MNKVKITVMRITTYPDLSAQYENPLEHACDMQVGQVFIADGWKKPEGMCDSAWETLSPFVMTLAYGGSDIYSGWMKNKRSAMVSCNDGFRPVSFYVEALDEASGK
- a CDS encoding DUF4309 domain-containing protein, coding for MSKKLSALLAAAVFCAAMGTSAVSDAHIALEKIGLGGLTPNSTVEDMKKLYGEPDQTVTIQKGDLIYRSYTYGKHVSIMANGVNGTERTSSIIVKQNESNDRWTTPAGIGIGMKRVAMEQVYGQPDSTFQGNDLSGITFCVYRTEHSDYDMTFGIKDDTIISMAFHTDANGTIK
- a CDS encoding manganese-dependent inorganic pyrophosphatase, which codes for MENKTIITGHKSPDTDSICCALTYTYIKNQLGQEAIAGRAGEVSKETQFVLDTFKMEAPKYFEKVDAGQKLILVDHNEKSQAIDGLDDANLLEVIDHHRLGGLTTAAPLYMRVEPVGCCSTIIYKLAKENGVALPPAYAGLLFSAISSDTLYFKSPTTTETDKEAAGELAKIAGIKDPKGYALDMLQHGSAINSSTPKEIVHGDMKEFDFPQGKVTVAQVNVMDGEKAKAKWADLKKALQDMVDGGEADTSLLMVTDIMSEVTELLWAGKNQDVLTKAFGAPAEDGHYHLPGVLSRKKQIVPPLTNAFKG
- a CDS encoding CdaR family protein, whose product is MLKNNSPKKENSWIARIMAVIVACILWVYVMNEQNPITTRNFVVPLTPLNLQENMMVKDLPDSVNVRISGTRSQIASLRNSDVTAYIDFTDAPKGRGTYNVMATTKVGEVTEISPSLLQLETDVMSSKEVKLEARIVGVPHSGVTVSKMELNPTTVTIRGAGERIALVEKVLVMVDISNHDKNFETEATAVAVDHNGREMYDVKVDPSKIQTAVTIVRQLGTNEFPIKANLSGKLPAGYTLVDTKITPSSVKLTADPKVLGQITEIQTAPIVLDNISDSVELKMPLQIPDQVMAETHSVIVEITVKKADAGNNNDSKAQ